From Punica granatum isolate Tunisia-2019 chromosome 1, ASM765513v2, whole genome shotgun sequence:
gGGTAAATTATGAGCTATATGGATAAAaattccttttatttattcccCACggtttcatttttaaattctcATCATGtaaccgggaaaaaaaaattataacgaTAATAACAAAACAATCCCTAATTTTCAGTCTTCCCTCGTCTCTCCAGTCTCTCGTACTCTGTCTCGCATATCGTCTCTCGTTTCTTGGTCTCTCTGTCTCTCCGACCCCCAGCTGTGCTCCTTCTAGTCGGTTCGCCGCGGCCGGTCGCAGCATCTCCACCGAGCCCACTCAGCCCTAGCTCGATCTCTCTGGCCGCCACTACCACCAACCCTCCCCCCCACCCCATACAACAACCTCGGCGGCTCTGCAACTGCATCTCCTCCCCTCACTCTGCAGCAGCTGTGAACGGAACTGCCGAACTGCAAGAGGTAACAGCTTCCTTCCTCTGATAAGGTTTCGtgaatttgtatatttttctgGCCGCCTGCTGATGAAAGGAACAAATTTCTCCCCAAATTCTTGATGCTTTCGTATGATACTGCAAGAGCAATCAACGTAGACAAAACCCACATGAAATCTCTGGTGAAAGTTGGTTTCTTTCGATATATTATTTATGTTAGTGTACTACTGCCATTATGGTATGCATGTTTTAGATATGTCTGTCCATTAGCTTGATTAGTGTAATTGGATCCTATTCTGTTCTTCTTCTGGTTTGTTGCTTTAATGTGCACTTCTTTCTGTATGGATTGGATTGGGGTCTATGATGAGGTAAACAAACTGTTTTGTCGGTCTATTATCGattcattcattttgtaaCGATCGTCTCAGATCAAGTAACACCCCTTTTATCATTTCATTATGCAGCATTTCATTTAAAAGGTCTTTTTGAGAAAACGCGGATCTGGTGTCTTCAGTGAAGCACTCGAATATCTGTCATGGTTCAGATACACCCAAGTGCTCTTTCAAGTGGGCACCGATTGTCCAGTTACTTTGCTCCTTCCCATTCTACATCCTCGAGTGGGACGAGAATATCTATTGCCAGGTCATTGGTTCTCAAGATGGAACAACCTGTTGATGGTGTAAAGAAGTTATTTGCTTCACATTCTGCTAAAGCTTCTTCATCATTGGTTTGTCAGTCATCGCTTGGTGCCCAGGAGGTTTCGCCCAGGTCATTGTTCTTTAAATTCCTTACTTGATTATTTGCTTGAAAGATTTTGGATTGTGAGTTGAGCAAAGCAAGATCTCAGTGTGCTTAATTTTATAGTGGTTATTCAGGAAAAATGaatgagaaagaagagaacCGAATAGTAGCTTTTCACCTGGCTTTTAGTTCTATCTTTGGAGTTTACTGCTTGAAGTTAAAAATATGCATGTAGGTTCTTTCTGAGGAATTTGACTATATGCTCCTATACGCTTCAGGAAGGATGAATGGCCTGTGCATGGTTTATCTGAGACGGTCGTAGGTGTCCTGGGAGGGGGACAACTCGGCCGCATGTTGTGTCAAGCAGCTTCTCAAATGGCCATCAAAGTCATCACTTTAGACCCTCTTGAGCACTGTCCTGCCAGTGCAATCGCACACAATCATGTGGTTGGAAGCTTCTCGGATAATGTTGCAATTGAGGAGTTTGCAAAAAGGTGCTTTGTCGGCTCATTCACATTGATACTTTCTTTGTCCCTGCATTTGAAGATTTAACCATAGTCACTCATATTTTGCTTGGTAGTTAGGTGCGGAATATTGACTGTTGAGATTGAACATGTTGATGCTGACACCTTGGAGAAGCTTGAGCAAAGAGGAGTGGACTGTGAACCTAAAGCTTCCACTATACGAATTATCCAGGTTataatgattattatttttatgcaGAGTGTGGACCTTAATCTCTCACCTATATATgagattatatttatatagcaTAATGACTTGCATATATGGATGTATAGAGAATTGAAAGTGGGTCAGTGCATGATAATCATATGATTTGGAATTTTTAAATACTTGCAACTGGCTCATTCACATGTAGTGCATTATGCAACTCCTAAGAAATTCATCAGTGAGAGGAATCTTACGTTATCAAATATTTTGGTTTTCTGAAGAATGAGGTGATACATGATAACGTGATATAGCATTTCTCTTGTTGGCTACTCTCTTGGCCATTGCTTCTTGTGTCATTGTTAAACAATAATGGTTTCAACAAATTTCTTTCGCCTCAAattcttttcctcttccatTTGGGATAATGGTTTTAGCTGTTAAgttttataattgaaatatgTCATGTTGATGAAGCAGAAAATACTTCTTGTTGTATATTGAAATTAATGGATGGGAACTAAATCTATGTCGCAGGATAAATATTCGCAAAAAGTTCATTTTTCTCGGCATGGGATTCCCCTTCCTGAATTTATGCAGGTTAGTCATGTTGTTTACAACTGAAGAACTAGCTAATGACTTATGTTTTGTTCTGTACCTTTAAAATATTGGGGTTGTGACATAGAGGATGGGGAATTGCACAGATAGATGATCTTGAAAGTGCCAATAGAGCTGGTGAGCTATTTGGGTATCCACTTATGATAAAGAGCAAAAGGCTAGCTTATGATGGGCGTGGAAATGCTGTGGCAAAAAGCCCTGAAGTGCTTTCTTCTGCGGTAACTGGTAATTGAGAGTTCTATCTTTGCTTtagtaaatataataaataataaataaagaagtAAATTGGATTTGACTCAAGGCCGCTAAGGAGGTCACCAATGGTTGATTTTGATTCCTTTGTTTCGTCTTCTGCAGCTCTTGGAGGATACGAACGTGGTCTGTATGTTGAAAAGTGGGCACCGTTCATAAAGGTATAAGGCTTGGCATTATAATTGACCTTCAACTGATGTACTTCCTGCATCAATCTTAGCATGCCATGTTAGTTCAACCACTTGCGTTTCTTGAGATGTCAATAGAAGTCAGTATGCACCTTGATTTTTCTACATTGTATCTTATATTGTTTGATTGGGTTAGTTATGTTGGGATCCATTCCTAGAGTCAATACAATTATTAGGCAATCATCTACTTGATTTGGAAGGTAAGAAACAGTAGGATATTCAGAAGCGAAAATAATGATCCTCAAGCCTTACTGACTAGATTTGTAGATATGGCTTGGCTCAAAGCTTCGTCTGTtgcaagttaaaattaaagttaaagtagACTTCTGTTGGTTGATTTCTCTGCATATTTTACTGGAATAAAGCATATCTATCCActtaaaagagagagagagagagagagctttaTACTTGTCCTAGGTTGAATCCTAGAAAGCGATATACAAACTACTTATCCTACATCCTGTAGCTTAAGGATTGGACTTGCTTATCATGATTCTTTGTATCGGGGATGGAATTGCTTGTGCATACCTTAGTTTTCTGTGGAAATAAGTTATTTTCGATTTTGGAATTTTGCAGAACTCTGTAAGACCCGAGTTGAAAAGGCTAGGCTGTTAGATGAATCATCTTATCTTGTGTTATTTAGCTAAAATCAGCTTATGTTACATGCCTAGTTAATATGATGAATTAATGCAATGCTGATATTGGATAATGGGCATcttctattttaaaatttgttgcAGGAGCTTGCAGTCATTGTAGCGAGAGGAAGGGATGGTTCTATCCTGTGCTATCCCGTAGTCGAAACTATACATAAGTAATTCCATGGATCTTGTTGTAGAACAACAATTATCCTATTTTAACTGAGTTTTCTTATTTTGCTTCTCCTTGCCATTAATTAAAGGTTTGGAATTTTAGGGACAACATATGCCACATTGTTAAGGCACCTGCTGATGTCCCGTGGAAGGTTCGTAAACTTGCAACTGAGGTTGCACGCGAAGCTGTTAGCTCATTAGAAGGTGCTGGTGTGTTTGCGGTCGAATTGTTCCTTACTGAGGATGGTCAGGTTGTGCTTCTTCTGATCTCAAACGTCTATTAGAGATGCATATTGGCCAaccattaaattttttttgcatatatatatatatatatccttctCATGCACGCACTTTTTTCTACAGATCTTACTGAACGAAGTGGCCCCAAGGCCCCATAATAGTGGTCATCACACAATTGAGTCTTGCTATACTTCTCAGTTCGAGCAACACTTGCGAGCTGTTGTTGGCCTTCCTCTTGGCGATCCATCGATGAAAACTCCTGCAGCTATCATGTACAATATGCTGGGTGAAGATGAGGTTGCATTTTCTATACCTTTCTTTCCTTTAACAATCTATTACTGCCCGTGTATCCATTTACATTTTTGTGCTTTGGCGATGATATATGTACAATACGAACTTATAGTGTATGTGCTTTCTCTGCCTTTATTTCTCTCTGTGTTGCATTGACTGAGAAAAGCTTTTGACATTCTCATTAATACCGGACTGCTGAGCTTCTTTTAGGCTTACGAAGTGgtgatatattataattttccaTGAGCTCTTTCCTAAAAGatacttttgatttttctcttgACACTACATGATAAGAGGTAGAATTACCGAAGTATTTCCAATTCACTGACTTCCAAGTTCCTTTTGAGAATCTTGGTCTTGCTCAGAGCTAAGATGATGAGATACACATGTACAGATCTAGGCTTCATTTACTACTACTTCTCAATATAAACATTCTTGGTGTTAATCTACAAATTTACTTGTAGGGAGAACGGGGCTTTCAATTAGCTCATCAATTGATTCGAAGAGCACTGAGCATACCTGGGGCTGCTGTTCATTGGTATGACAAACCAGGTTAGATGGTGCTTCTTATGGGTTGGGCGGGAGTCAgttttttgtattttggaaATTTTGAACAGTTAAATCAACGTTCTTGTCGATT
This genomic window contains:
- the LOC116192767 gene encoding phosphoribosylaminoimidazole carboxylase, chloroplastic isoform X1, with amino-acid sequence MVQIHPSALSSGHRLSSYFAPSHSTSSSGTRISIARSLVLKMEQPVDGVKKLFASHSAKASSSLVCQSSLGAQEVSPRKDEWPVHGLSETVVGVLGGGQLGRMLCQAASQMAIKVITLDPLEHCPASAIAHNHVVGSFSDNVAIEEFAKRCGILTVEIEHVDADTLEKLEQRGVDCEPKASTIRIIQDKYSQKVHFSRHGIPLPEFMQIDDLESANRAGELFGYPLMIKSKRLAYDGRGNAVAKSPEVLSSAVTALGGYERGLYVEKWAPFIKELAVIVARGRDGSILCYPVVETIHKDNICHIVKAPADVPWKVRKLATEVAREAVSSLEGAGVFAVELFLTEDGQILLNEVAPRPHNSGHHTIESCYTSQFEQHLRAVVGLPLGDPSMKTPAAIMYNMLGEDEGERGFQLAHQLIRRALSIPGAAVHWYDKPEMRKQRKMGHITIIGPSMGIVEARLNAMLTEESLESQTAVQPRVGIIMGSDSDLPVMKEAAKILNMFNVPYEVRIVSAHRTPDVMFKYAKSASERGVQIIIAGAGGAAHLPGMIASLTPLPVIGVPVRASVMDGLDSLLSIVQMPRGVPVATVAVNNATNAGLLAVRMLGVADVDLQARMSQYQEGTRDEVVAKAEKLEQVGWESYSNS
- the LOC116192767 gene encoding phosphoribosylaminoimidazole carboxylase, chloroplastic isoform X2, producing MWLEASRIMLQLRSLQKVRCGILTVEIEHVDADTLEKLEQRGVDCEPKASTIRIIQDKYSQKVHFSRHGIPLPEFMQIDDLESANRAGELFGYPLMIKSKRLAYDGRGNAVAKSPEVLSSAVTALGGYERGLYVEKWAPFIKELAVIVARGRDGSILCYPVVETIHKDNICHIVKAPADVPWKVRKLATEVAREAVSSLEGAGVFAVELFLTEDGQILLNEVAPRPHNSGHHTIESCYTSQFEQHLRAVVGLPLGDPSMKTPAAIMYNMLGEDEGERGFQLAHQLIRRALSIPGAAVHWYDKPEMRKQRKMGHITIIGPSMGIVEARLNAMLTEESLESQTAVQPRVGIIMGSDSDLPVMKEAAKILNMFNVPYEVRIVSAHRTPDVMFKYAKSASERGVQIIIAGAGGAAHLPGMIASLTPLPVIGVPVRASVMDGLDSLLSIVQMPRGVPVATVAVNNATNAGLLAVRMLGVADVDLQARMSQYQEGTRDEVVAKAEKLEQVGWESYSNS